A genomic stretch from Xanthocytophaga agilis includes:
- a CDS encoding aspartate-semialdehyde dehydrogenase — protein MKVAVVGATGLVGGEMLKVLEERNFPVTELIPTASEKSIGKEIKFKGNSYKIVSVDDAIAKRPDIAIFSAGGSTSLALAPKFAEVGTVVIDNSSAWRMDPTKKLVVPEVNAHVLTAEDKIIANPNCSTIQMVVALNPLHKAYTIKRIVVSTYQSVTGTGKKAVDQLFAEREGNAEVPKVYPHTIDLNVLPHIDVFLDNGYTKEEMKMVNETKKIMGDDSIQVTATTVRIPVIGGHSESINIEFEKDYDLKDIFELLKNAPGVVVVDDVANFKYPMPKDAHGKDEVFVGRIRRDESQPNTLNMWVVADNLRKGAATNAVQIAEYLMENVLKPTTV, from the coding sequence ATGAAAGTAGCCGTTGTAGGAGCCACCGGGCTTGTAGGTGGCGAAATGCTCAAGGTTCTGGAGGAAAGAAATTTCCCTGTTACAGAATTAATTCCCACTGCATCAGAAAAGTCAATTGGTAAGGAAATTAAGTTTAAGGGAAACTCCTACAAGATTGTAAGTGTTGACGATGCTATTGCAAAACGTCCGGATATTGCTATATTCTCTGCTGGAGGGTCTACTTCTCTGGCTCTGGCACCAAAATTTGCCGAAGTAGGTACTGTCGTGATTGACAACTCGTCTGCATGGCGTATGGACCCTACAAAAAAACTGGTAGTTCCTGAAGTAAATGCACATGTATTGACTGCTGAAGATAAGATCATTGCCAATCCAAACTGTTCAACTATTCAGATGGTTGTGGCATTGAACCCATTGCACAAAGCCTATACAATCAAACGGATTGTTGTGTCAACCTATCAGTCAGTAACAGGAACTGGTAAAAAAGCCGTGGATCAGCTTTTTGCAGAGCGGGAAGGAAATGCTGAAGTGCCTAAAGTATATCCTCATACCATAGACCTGAATGTGTTACCACATATTGATGTATTCCTGGATAATGGATATACCAAGGAAGAAATGAAGATGGTCAATGAGACCAAAAAGATTATGGGGGATGATTCCATTCAGGTAACTGCTACTACGGTGCGGATTCCTGTAATAGGTGGTCACTCTGAGTCTATAAATATAGAGTTTGAGAAAGATTACGATCTGAAAGATATATTTGAATTATTGAAAAATGCTCCAGGTGTGGTAGTAGTAGATGATGTAGCTAACTTTAAATATCCAATGCCAAAAGATGCACATGGAAAAGACGAAGTTTTCGTAGGTCGTATTCGTCGGGACGAAAGTCAGCCAAATACATTGAACATGTGGGTTGTAGCTGATAACCTGCGTAAAGGAGCTGCTACCAATGCTGTTCAGATTGCTGAATACCTGATGGAAAATGTATTGAAACCTACTACTGTTTAA
- a CDS encoding phytanoyl-CoA dioxygenase family protein: MMASKPTILDSPVFVLENSLTESQKSFFHKNGIIQFKNFISRDTVNLFLREIHAIEKKWLDQKIEKINGIPLKFGQDQNGNRMIQRLAFTSLYSDVLREFLQDSRLQSLVELLYPYEGRIGENEKDGLVVNHYVRTPNSNFSQMGWHTDSPRDLFMGQRIMPMLNVGIHLDDCSFENGGLRVLPGTHKQGMLKLLFSKKYFIDHNPDPREAGLNVDAGDLTVHDGRIWHRVHISPHFGEKSRRRVMYIPIITGDYKPKNEHSKTPFYHRFASKVQN; encoded by the coding sequence ATGATGGCTTCCAAACCGACAATTCTTGATAGCCCGGTATTTGTACTCGAAAACTCACTGACCGAAAGTCAGAAGAGCTTCTTTCATAAAAATGGTATCATTCAGTTTAAAAACTTTATCAGCAGAGACACAGTCAATTTGTTTCTGAGAGAGATTCATGCCATTGAGAAAAAGTGGCTCGATCAGAAGATTGAGAAGATAAACGGTATCCCCTTAAAATTTGGGCAGGATCAGAATGGAAACCGTATGATCCAACGCCTGGCATTCACCTCTTTGTACAGTGATGTACTCAGAGAATTCTTACAAGACTCACGCCTGCAATCATTGGTTGAGTTGCTTTATCCATATGAAGGACGCATAGGGGAAAATGAAAAAGATGGGTTGGTGGTCAATCATTATGTTCGTACACCCAACAGTAATTTTTCACAGATGGGATGGCATACTGATAGTCCCAGAGATCTGTTTATGGGTCAGCGTATCATGCCTATGCTGAATGTGGGTATCCATCTGGATGATTGTTCGTTTGAAAACGGAGGCTTGCGGGTCTTGCCTGGAACCCATAAGCAGGGGATGTTAAAGCTGTTGTTTTCCAAAAAATACTTTATTGATCACAATCCTGATCCCAGGGAAGCAGGCTTGAATGTAGATGCAGGGGATCTGACGGTACATGATGGCAGAATCTGGCACAGAGTACACATTTCACCTCATTTCGGAGAGAAGAGCCGGCGTAGAGTGATGTACATTCCTATCATTACAGGAGACTACAAACCGAAGAATGAACATAGTAAAACACCCTTCTATCATCGTTTTGCTAGTAAAGTTCAAAATTAA
- a CDS encoding SDR family oxidoreductase: MSYALVTGASKGIGKAIAIELAKRKFDLLLIARSEQLLKSVTEEIQKLYSVQVKYLSLDLSDNNAAEQIYNWCRQNNYQVSILVNNAGYGLCGPFDTSSINELTNMMQLNMTTLVKLCHILLPMLKQQSKSYILNVSSTTAYQALPNMSVYAASKTFVLSFTRGLKHELKDTSVSVTCLSPGSTDTAFVERARITPKALEAAKKVNMTPEAVAKDGVKKMFAGKAEVISGGLNQLGAFMAWLLPKTMIEKIAGGIYK; this comes from the coding sequence ATGTCATATGCACTAGTAACAGGCGCAAGTAAAGGAATTGGAAAAGCGATTGCTATAGAACTTGCCAAACGTAAGTTTGATCTTTTGCTAATAGCTCGATCTGAGCAGTTATTGAAATCTGTAACAGAAGAGATTCAGAAATTATATTCTGTGCAGGTCAAGTATCTGTCATTAGATCTGTCTGATAATAATGCAGCAGAGCAAATATATAATTGGTGTAGACAGAATAATTATCAGGTATCTATATTGGTAAATAATGCGGGATATGGTTTATGCGGACCTTTTGATACTTCATCTATTAATGAACTAACCAATATGATGCAATTGAATATGACAACTCTGGTAAAGCTATGTCATATTCTCCTCCCTATGTTAAAACAACAATCTAAGTCGTACATTTTAAACGTATCGAGTACTACTGCTTATCAGGCTTTACCAAATATGAGTGTCTATGCAGCTTCCAAAACGTTTGTGTTGAGTTTTACAAGGGGATTAAAGCATGAACTAAAAGATACATCTGTATCAGTAACCTGTCTGAGTCCAGGTTCTACAGATACCGCCTTTGTAGAAAGAGCACGTATTACACCAAAAGCTCTGGAGGCTGCTAAAAAAGTAAATATGACACCTGAGGCGGTTGCAAAAGATGGTGTTAAAAAAATGTTTGCTGGGAAGGCAGAGGTTATTTCTGGCGGATTGAATCAACTGGGCGCTTTTATGGCGTGGTTGCTTCCTAAAACAATGATTGAGAAAATTGCTGGTGGTATATATAAATAA
- the murA gene encoding UDP-N-acetylglucosamine 1-carboxyvinyltransferase gives MLSFRIEGGHRLKGDIIPQGAKNEALQIVCAVLLTPEPVTIHNIPDIRDVNKLIELLGDMGVVVEKLSSSSYRFTAKDIDLNYLESDAYRLKGSALRGSIMVLGPLLARFGKSRIPKPGGDKIGRRRLDTHFLGFEKLGAKFNYDPQNGFYNIDASNLQGCYMLLDEASVTGTANILMAAVLSKGTTTIYHAACEPYIQQLCKMLNRMGAKISGIGSNLLTIEGVDYLKGTEHTMLPDMIEIGSFIGMAAMTQSEITIKNAGVEHLGIIPETFRRLGIRLDIKGDDIYIPAQEHYEIDTFIDGSIMTVSDHPWPGFTPDLLSIVLVTAVQAKGTVLIHQKMFESRLFFVDKLIEMGSQIILCDPHRATVIGLNRAIPLRGIRMTSPDIRAGVSLLIAAMSAKGVSIIDNAEQIDRGYQQIDTRLRNLGAVIERIDGSK, from the coding sequence ATGCTTTCTTTTCGCATTGAAGGAGGACATCGCCTCAAAGGAGATATTATACCACAGGGAGCTAAAAACGAAGCTTTACAGATTGTATGTGCCGTTTTGTTAACTCCCGAACCTGTTACCATTCATAATATACCAGATATTCGGGATGTTAATAAACTAATAGAGTTATTAGGTGATATGGGAGTGGTAGTTGAAAAGTTAAGTTCGTCCTCTTATAGATTTACAGCCAAAGATATCGACCTGAACTATTTGGAGAGTGATGCCTATCGCTTAAAAGGAAGTGCATTACGTGGATCTATTATGGTATTGGGGCCTTTGCTTGCCCGTTTTGGAAAAAGCCGCATCCCTAAACCAGGTGGTGATAAAATAGGCAGAAGACGTCTTGATACCCACTTCCTTGGTTTTGAGAAGTTAGGAGCTAAATTTAATTATGATCCACAAAATGGATTCTATAATATTGATGCAAGCAATTTGCAAGGCTGTTATATGTTATTGGATGAGGCATCTGTCACAGGGACAGCCAATATCCTGATGGCAGCTGTCCTATCCAAAGGCACTACAACCATCTATCATGCAGCATGCGAGCCTTATATTCAGCAACTATGCAAGATGCTAAATCGCATGGGTGCAAAGATAAGTGGAATCGGCTCCAATCTACTGACTATTGAAGGAGTAGATTATCTGAAAGGAACTGAACATACTATGTTGCCCGATATGATTGAGATCGGTTCCTTCATTGGAATGGCAGCCATGACCCAGTCTGAAATCACCATCAAAAATGCTGGAGTTGAACATTTGGGTATTATTCCGGAAACTTTTCGCAGATTAGGTATCCGATTGGATATAAAAGGAGATGATATTTATATTCCGGCTCAGGAACATTACGAAATAGACACTTTTATTGATGGGTCTATTATGACAGTATCCGACCATCCGTGGCCAGGTTTTACACCTGATTTATTAAGTATTGTTTTGGTAACAGCAGTACAGGCGAAAGGAACAGTGCTTATTCATCAGAAAATGTTTGAAAGCAGGTTGTTCTTTGTAGATAAACTTATTGAGATGGGTTCACAAATTATATTATGTGATCCTCACCGCGCTACTGTAATAGGCTTGAATCGTGCTATCCCTTTACGAGGTATTCGTATGACAAGTCCGGATATCCGTGCAGGTGTTTCACTATTGATTGCAGCCATGTCAGCTAAAGGTGTGAGTATCATCGATAATGCAGAGCAAATAGATCGTGGCTATCAGCAGATTGATACAAGATTACGCAATTTGGGTGCTGTGATTGAACGTATAGACGGCTCAAAATAA
- a CDS encoding BamA/TamA family outer membrane protein has translation MIRSHCHWCSFFFIYLFATSTIIAQNQQDIKNPTDSLPSRRSLLIFPVIARSIETDWAFGAAGSFTFRPNRKDTSSRTSNIQGLGLYSLNKQLVIALNGTTYFANERYILNQQISYSYFPDSFWGIGPNAPESNKESYIFKQYYIYPHLQRRIGRRFFLGMLYEYQRLLEVDYKKGGLLDREEIPGKNGYQVSGVGFSFTWDSRNHAFVPDKGELLQIQFNHFNEALGSDYRYTNYMVDLRKFIKVYKKQVLALQLYGFFNDGVEVPLRSLASFGGYNSMRGYYDGRYRDRNQFVFQTEYRFPIYWRFGGVVFGSTGNVTHRFKDISLAHLKYSYGLGLRFQLNRTEKLNLRLDYGIGQDSSRGLYFQLAEAF, from the coding sequence ATGATCCGTTCACATTGTCACTGGTGTAGTTTTTTTTTCATCTATTTATTTGCCACCAGCACTATTATTGCTCAAAATCAGCAGGATATAAAAAATCCAACCGATTCTTTGCCTTCCAGAAGGTCATTATTGATTTTTCCGGTAATTGCCCGTTCTATTGAGACAGACTGGGCATTTGGAGCCGCCGGTTCTTTCACTTTTCGCCCTAATCGTAAAGATACAAGTAGCCGTACCTCCAATATACAGGGGCTGGGACTCTATTCGTTGAACAAACAACTGGTTATTGCTTTGAATGGCACTACCTATTTTGCCAATGAAAGATATATTTTGAATCAGCAGATTTCCTACAGTTATTTTCCAGACTCATTCTGGGGAATTGGACCTAATGCACCAGAGTCAAACAAAGAATCTTATATCTTTAAGCAATACTATATCTATCCACATCTTCAAAGACGCATAGGAAGACGCTTCTTCCTGGGTATGCTATATGAATATCAACGTCTCCTGGAAGTTGATTATAAAAAAGGAGGACTTCTGGATAGAGAAGAGATTCCTGGCAAGAATGGTTATCAAGTCTCTGGTGTCGGATTCAGTTTTACATGGGATAGCAGAAACCATGCATTTGTTCCGGATAAAGGAGAGTTGCTTCAGATCCAGTTTAATCATTTCAATGAAGCATTGGGTTCTGATTACAGATATACCAATTATATGGTAGATCTTCGTAAGTTTATCAAGGTTTACAAAAAACAGGTACTGGCACTACAGCTTTATGGATTCTTTAATGATGGAGTAGAAGTTCCCTTACGCAGTCTGGCTTCCTTCGGAGGATATAATAGCATGAGAGGTTATTATGATGGACGATATCGTGATCGTAATCAATTTGTATTTCAGACGGAATATCGTTTTCCTATTTACTGGCGCTTTGGTGGGGTGGTATTTGGTAGTACAGGAAATGTCACTCATCGATTCAAAGACATCAGTCTTGCCCATCTCAAATATTCCTATGGGCTAGGGCTTAGATTTCAGTTAAACCGTACAGAAAAACTAAATTTACGCCTGGATTATGGCATAGGTCAGGATTCTTCACGAGGGTTATATTTTCAACTGGCAGAAGCATTTTAA
- a CDS encoding DUF4290 domain-containing protein — MENFEYNTQLEPLIQKEYGRNVQKLAGYLLTIDDKNKRTRLAHALIELMREIHPNMREGQDYTMKLWDDLYILTGFNLDVDSPYPPPEKTALGKKPQRVPYPTHEFRFKQYGYQVIQLVDKAIAITNREEQIRAIAYIGRLMKAFNQTWTEKNIEDEVVIQQIQEMSKGKLTIDLQTVKSEGLFEAEAVRRFDNRNDRNDRDKNRNNNNGNRNDKKNDKFGKKNNNKKRKK; from the coding sequence ATGGAGAACTTTGAGTATAACACCCAACTTGAGCCCCTTATTCAGAAAGAATATGGGCGTAATGTACAAAAACTAGCAGGTTATCTGCTCACCATAGATGATAAAAACAAACGTACTCGCCTGGCTCATGCACTGATTGAACTTATGCGGGAGATACATCCCAATATGCGGGAAGGTCAGGACTATACCATGAAGCTTTGGGATGATTTATATATTCTTACAGGTTTCAATCTGGATGTGGATAGCCCATACCCACCACCAGAAAAGACTGCATTAGGGAAGAAACCTCAACGAGTACCTTATCCTACACACGAATTCAGATTCAAACAGTATGGGTATCAGGTAATTCAACTTGTTGACAAAGCAATTGCCATCACAAACCGGGAAGAACAGATCCGGGCAATAGCATATATTGGCCGTCTGATGAAGGCATTCAACCAAACCTGGACAGAAAAGAATATTGAAGATGAAGTGGTTATTCAGCAGATACAGGAAATGTCTAAGGGTAAACTGACTATTGATCTCCAAACGGTGAAGTCTGAAGGTTTATTTGAAGCAGAAGCCGTTCGCCGATTCGATAATCGCAATGACAGAAATGACCGTGATAAGAATCGGAATAATAACAATGGTAACCGCAACGATAAGAAAAACGATAAGTTCGGCAAGAAGAACAATAACAAAAAGCGTAAAAAATAA
- a CDS encoding phosphatase PAP2-related protein, with product MQKYWTEVKASWHQAWQNTIFRKKLIGSLFSVLILLATFPVFFQYIVKREGMLLHDWLLVNIPAIDVSIWVFLAIWGMVILSLIRFAKEPDRVLLFLVGYTLVSVLRIITILTIPLNPPVGLIELTDPLSNAFYGKSFVTKDLFFSGHTSSVFLMFLCLQRPVDRLLGLLATVLVGAGVLVQHVHYSIDVLAAPVLTYLCWLIARKIIRYK from the coding sequence GTGCAGAAGTATTGGACGGAAGTGAAAGCAAGCTGGCATCAGGCCTGGCAGAATACAATTTTTAGAAAAAAGTTAATAGGTAGTCTTTTTAGTGTACTCATACTTCTCGCAACCTTTCCTGTATTCTTTCAATATATTGTTAAACGGGAAGGAATGCTTTTACATGATTGGTTACTGGTGAACATTCCAGCCATAGATGTTTCTATTTGGGTCTTTCTTGCAATCTGGGGAATGGTGATTCTTTCGTTGATTCGTTTTGCTAAAGAGCCAGATCGTGTATTGCTATTTCTGGTAGGATACACTTTGGTATCTGTTTTACGAATCATTACTATTCTGACCATTCCACTGAATCCACCTGTAGGGCTTATTGAATTAACAGATCCCCTTAGTAATGCTTTCTATGGAAAAAGTTTCGTTACCAAAGATTTATTCTTTTCTGGACATACTTCTTCCGTTTTCCTTATGTTTCTATGCTTACAACGTCCGGTAGACCGATTATTAGGATTACTTGCAACTGTTTTGGTTGGTGCTGGTGTGTTGGTTCAGCATGTTCATTATAGTATTGATGTACTGGCAGCACCTGTATTGACATATTTGTGCTGGCTTATTGCAAGAAAGATAATTCGTTATAAATGA
- a CDS encoding tetratricopeptide repeat protein codes for MNLRILPIVLLVSVPVMAQNRRLDSLQNLLKTLPQDTNRVNVNIAMFRNLFASDVKKAMPYAQAALQLSQKLHFSRGEANSYSNVGIGYDVQNDYSAALENFLKGLRIFQNMNFYPGIATIYNNMANTYRREGDFDEALKFYLKSLAIKQQYVTNDKIGIGHTLNNIAVVYDNKKEYSKALEYYLQALEIKRGGKDKKSIAYALSNIGVLYLRLHQLEKCIDYQSKALPLFEEANEGIGVLNVYMILNEAYDSLGELDKSIVYGEKAVDLAKKIGIKASIAQVSGRLSNTYVLQKNYEKAYLYLSLQRAYLDSLDTDEDIRKFERLKAGHELEKKEMENRALLKDARIRKAELLALTKDQQIKAAELQLAELSLKQQTEGRQLEKLQFEQELGGKELENLKLLKDKQIKDTELQLKEAIIGRQQAWGIATGIIVVLLGALSVTFYRNYRSKRADNQLLNEQKESIQQQNERLEELNAIKDRLFSIISHDFRSPLHSLEGIVGLLQNEALTPEETKVVVTQLGERLGITLHLLENLLHWAKTQMEGMSVHPTVFDVKTIADENVRLVQGQVVKKRIEISNEMTSRTAVYADKEMINLVIRNLVNNAVKFTKSNGKIAIRSSSNDSFVHISIHDTGLGMTKENQERLFNTATAFTTVGTGNEKGTGLGLTLCKDFVVKNGGDIQVESEPGKGSVFTFSIPKHQFS; via the coding sequence TTGAATCTCCGGATCTTACCAATTGTACTACTGGTATCTGTGCCTGTTATGGCACAAAACAGAAGACTGGATAGCCTTCAGAATCTGTTAAAAACTCTGCCCCAGGATACTAATCGTGTCAATGTAAATATTGCAATGTTTCGTAACTTATTTGCATCCGATGTGAAAAAGGCTATGCCATATGCACAGGCAGCACTTCAGTTATCTCAAAAATTACATTTCAGTAGAGGTGAAGCTAATAGTTATTCCAATGTGGGAATTGGATATGATGTCCAGAATGACTATTCCGCTGCTTTAGAGAACTTTCTGAAGGGCTTACGAATATTTCAGAACATGAATTTTTATCCGGGTATTGCAACTATATACAATAATATGGCCAATACCTATCGTCGGGAGGGCGATTTTGATGAAGCGCTGAAATTCTACTTAAAGTCCCTGGCTATTAAACAGCAATATGTTACTAATGATAAAATAGGTATAGGTCATACCCTTAATAACATTGCTGTTGTGTATGACAATAAGAAAGAGTATTCCAAAGCACTCGAATATTATCTTCAGGCATTGGAAATAAAAAGAGGAGGGAAGGATAAAAAGAGTATTGCCTATGCTCTCTCAAACATTGGGGTATTATACTTGAGATTACATCAGTTGGAGAAATGTATTGACTATCAGAGTAAGGCTTTGCCTCTTTTCGAAGAGGCGAATGAAGGAATAGGAGTATTGAATGTATATATGATTCTGAATGAGGCATATGATAGTCTTGGTGAGTTAGATAAATCTATTGTCTATGGCGAAAAAGCTGTAGACCTCGCAAAAAAAATAGGGATCAAAGCAAGTATAGCCCAAGTAAGTGGTAGATTATCAAATACCTATGTGCTTCAAAAGAATTATGAGAAAGCCTATCTTTATTTGTCTTTGCAAAGGGCTTATCTGGACAGCCTGGATACAGATGAAGATATCCGGAAGTTTGAACGACTTAAGGCCGGCCATGAACTGGAAAAAAAAGAAATGGAGAACCGTGCTTTGCTGAAGGATGCCAGAATAAGAAAAGCAGAATTACTTGCATTGACGAAAGATCAGCAGATAAAAGCAGCGGAATTACAGTTGGCTGAGTTGTCCCTTAAGCAACAGACAGAAGGCAGACAATTGGAAAAGCTTCAGTTTGAGCAAGAATTGGGAGGAAAGGAACTGGAAAATCTAAAATTGCTGAAAGACAAACAAATAAAAGATACAGAACTGCAACTTAAAGAAGCTATTATTGGAAGACAGCAAGCTTGGGGAATTGCAACGGGAATAATCGTAGTTCTGCTTGGTGCGCTCTCTGTTACGTTTTACAGAAACTATAGATCCAAACGAGCAGATAATCAATTGCTTAATGAGCAAAAAGAATCTATACAGCAACAAAATGAACGGTTAGAAGAATTAAATGCCATTAAAGACAGATTATTCTCCATTATTAGTCACGATTTTCGGAGTCCTCTACACTCTTTAGAAGGCATTGTAGGCTTATTGCAAAATGAAGCCTTAACTCCAGAAGAGACTAAAGTAGTGGTTACTCAATTAGGAGAGCGTTTAGGGATTACATTACACCTTTTAGAGAATTTGCTTCATTGGGCTAAAACCCAGATGGAAGGCATGAGTGTACATCCAACGGTATTTGATGTGAAGACGATTGCAGACGAAAATGTTAGACTAGTTCAAGGGCAGGTTGTGAAAAAACGGATTGAAATTAGTAATGAGATGACTTCAAGGACTGCGGTCTACGCAGATAAGGAAATGATTAATCTTGTAATACGAAACTTGGTTAATAATGCCGTCAAATTTACAAAATCCAATGGGAAAATAGCCATACGTTCGTCATCCAATGACTCATTTGTTCATATTTCTATTCATGACACTGGATTAGGAATGACAAAGGAAAATCAGGAACGTTTGTTTAATACAGCTACAGCTTTTACTACTGTGGGCACAGGTAATGAAAAAGGTACAGGGCTTGGACTAACCTTGTGTAAAGATTTTGTGGTTAAAAATGGAGGAGATATTCAGGTTGAAAGCGAACCTGGTAAAGGATCTGTATTTACATTCTCAATACCGAAACATCAGTTTTCCTAG
- a CDS encoding ATP-dependent helicase yields MNYLEGLNEPQREAVTHGEGPLMIIAGAGSGKTRVLTYRIAHLMNRGVDPFRIMALTFTNKAADEMRSRLEKVVGTDARNIWAGTFHSVFSRILRIEAQKIGFTSQFSIYDTDDAKSLIRTILKEMSLDDKVYRVNNVLYRISSAKNNLISAEAYMNSAEYRADDEASRVPELGKVYKTYQERLRRANAMDFDDLLFNTNVLFRDHVDVLNKYQQKFHYMFVDEFQDTNISQYLITKKIAAVHQNICVVGDDAQSIYAFRGANIQNILNFQRDFPDTRIVKLEQNYRSTQNIVNAANSVIAKNKSQLQKNVWTANEEGNKIELIKASSDNEEGSLIANSIFEEKMLYQRHNDEFAILYRTNAQSRAFEEALRKKNIKYRLIGGVSFYQRKEIKDLISYLRFTINQSDEEAFKRIINLPKRGIGDTTVAKIVVAAMENNLTLWEVVANPKPYLGDRLSAPIENFSALIKSFHATSVIKDAYETAAHVAKASGLLKELHEDKTVEGLARYENVQELLNAIKEYVDNPESPDKSLSSFLQSVSLLTSADDEKDDKADRVTLMTIHSAKGLEFKHVFIVGMEEDLFPSQMMLSSMADLEEERRLFYVAITRAEHKLTLSYAETRYRFGRLQTCEPSRFLKEIDASYMRMTQNTRTFETERNTSFVKNLTTRKAPPVTTPATTHAPSTNFIASDTSTLTVGMKVEHPKFGFGVVTSIDFSTPDKKAKIKFEKDGEKTLLLSFAKLMIHE; encoded by the coding sequence ATGAATTACTTAGAAGGACTTAATGAGCCACAACGCGAAGCTGTAACACATGGAGAAGGCCCTTTAATGATTATTGCAGGCGCTGGTTCAGGCAAAACCCGCGTATTAACCTATCGCATTGCCCATTTGATGAACAGAGGTGTAGATCCATTTCGGATTATGGCCCTGACCTTTACCAACAAGGCAGCGGATGAGATGCGTAGTCGTCTTGAGAAGGTTGTAGGAACTGATGCACGCAATATCTGGGCAGGAACTTTCCACTCTGTTTTTTCACGTATTTTGCGAATAGAGGCTCAAAAGATTGGATTTACGAGCCAGTTTTCCATCTATGATACGGATGATGCAAAATCGTTAATTCGAACAATCCTTAAGGAAATGAGCCTGGATGATAAAGTATATCGGGTTAATAATGTACTCTACAGAATATCATCTGCCAAAAATAATCTAATTTCTGCAGAAGCCTATATGAACAGTGCAGAATATCGTGCAGATGATGAAGCAAGTCGGGTACCCGAATTAGGAAAGGTGTATAAAACGTATCAGGAAAGATTACGAAGAGCTAATGCAATGGACTTTGATGACCTGTTGTTCAATACCAATGTGCTGTTCCGTGATCATGTGGATGTACTCAATAAATATCAACAAAAGTTCCATTATATGTTTGTTGATGAGTTTCAGGATACCAATATCTCTCAGTATCTTATTACCAAAAAGATTGCGGCTGTTCATCAGAATATATGTGTGGTAGGAGATGATGCGCAAAGTATTTATGCCTTCCGGGGGGCTAATATTCAGAACATACTTAATTTTCAGCGCGATTTTCCAGATACCAGAATTGTAAAACTGGAACAAAACTACCGATCCACACAGAATATTGTTAATGCAGCCAACTCTGTAATTGCTAAGAATAAAAGTCAGCTTCAAAAGAATGTATGGACAGCAAATGAGGAAGGCAATAAGATTGAGTTAATAAAAGCATCTTCTGATAATGAGGAAGGATCTTTGATAGCAAATTCCATCTTTGAAGAGAAAATGTTGTATCAAAGGCATAATGATGAGTTTGCGATTTTGTATCGTACCAATGCTCAATCCCGTGCATTTGAAGAAGCTTTGCGTAAGAAAAACATCAAGTACCGACTGATTGGTGGTGTTTCATTCTATCAACGGAAAGAGATTAAAGATCTGATCTCCTATCTGCGTTTTACAATCAATCAAAGCGATGAGGAGGCATTTAAACGTATTATCAATTTACCCAAACGTGGGATTGGAGATACCACTGTAGCTAAAATAGTGGTAGCTGCCATGGAAAATAACCTTACACTTTGGGAAGTAGTAGCGAATCCTAAACCCTATCTGGGAGATCGATTATCAGCTCCTATTGAAAATTTTTCGGCTCTGATTAAAAGTTTTCATGCAACTTCTGTTATCAAGGACGCTTATGAAACAGCTGCACATGTAGCCAAAGCGTCTGGCTTATTGAAGGAATTGCATGAAGATAAAACTGTAGAAGGATTGGCTCGCTATGAAAACGTTCAGGAATTGCTGAACGCAATTAAAGAGTATGTAGACAACCCTGAAAGCCCTGATAAAAGCCTTTCCTCTTTCTTACAGAGCGTATCTTTGCTGACCAGTGCCGATGATGAAAAAGATGATAAGGCAGATAGAGTTACACTAATGACTATACACTCTGCCAAGGGATTGGAGTTTAAACATGTATTCATTGTAGGTATGGAAGAAGATCTGTTTCCCTCTCAGATGATGTTGTCCAGCATGGCAGATTTGGAGGAAGAACGACGTTTGTTTTATGTAGCCATTACACGGGCTGAACATAAACTCACACTTTCCTATGCAGAAACCCGCTATCGTTTTGGAAGGCTGCAAACCTGTGAGCCAAGTCGTTTCCTAAAGGAGATTGATGCCAGCTATATGAGGATGACACAAAATACTCGTACGTTTGAAACAGAACGTAATACAAGCTTTGTCAAGAATCTCACAACACGCAAAGCGCCACCAGTCACTACTCCAGCCACTACACATGCTCCTTCAACTAACTTTATAGCTAGTGATACATCTACTCTTACAGTAGGAATGAAAGTTGAGCATCCGAAGTTCGGATTTGGGGTGGTTACCTCTATTGACTTTAGTACTCCAGATAAGAAAGCAAAGATTAAGTTTGAGAAGGATGGAGAGAAAACTCTGTTATTAAGCTTTGCCAAATTAATGATTCATGAATAA